One region of Daphnia pulicaria isolate SC F1-1A chromosome 7, SC_F0-13Bv2, whole genome shotgun sequence genomic DNA includes:
- the LOC124350619 gene encoding SET domain-containing protein SmydA-8-like has protein sequence MDETELCAVCCSKASQICGGCAQVFYCAKDHQKQHWPIHKSQCKPYKIVCDQKFGRFMVASKNIRPGEIIFRDKALITGPKQGCRPCCLTCYTSLEDAEEASLFRCPGCDFPFCQEECAKSPNHEAECLVLRRAQTHIDDMNEFHPIYLCILPLRGLLLKTTQPKLFQAFSELEHHNDLRRQSKMWDVYQVNVVEFLRNSCHLADQFSQEEIHSACGVLDVNSYEIRLSDGQGALGIFPLASMLSHHCISNTHHIIDDKYQMTVRATVAIDRGQQIFASYTLPLEGTKERRAVLRHSKLFECDCSRCSDPTECSTYLSALCCPKCTTGAVLPVRPLDEAETEWKCTRCPYNLTASVVNRVVDRLTQEFQAIGPNQVEKYEGFLKRHASLVHPNHFLFTSARQSLSQLYGRDERFLLNTLTMEQLERKVAICRQLLDVADVVEPGLTRIRGVTLYEMHAPMLLLARRAFEAGQISSAECQEKIEAVRVILSESAKILSLEDPASTEGAMGTAAVQSLGQIQRWMYSL, from the exons ATGGACGAAACGGAATTGTGCGCAGTTTGTTGTTCGAAAGCCTCCCAAATTTGCGGCGGATGCGCTCAAGTCTTTTACTGCGCCAAGGATCACCAGAAACAACATTGGCCGATCCACAAGAGTCAATGCAAACCCTACAAGATTGTTTGCGACCAGAAATTCGGACG CTTTATGGTGGCGTCCAAGAATATCAGACCGGGTGAAATAATATTTCGGGACAAGGCTTTAATCACGGGACCCAAACAAGGTTGTCGTCCGTGTTGTCTTACGTGCTACACCAGTCTGGAGGATGCGGAAGAGGCCAGTCTCTTCCGGTGCCCCGGATGTGACTTCCCATTTTGCCAAGAAGAATGCGCAAAG AGTCCAAATCACGAAGCCGAATGCCTCGTATTAAGACGAGCTCAAACACACATTGACGACATGAACGAATTCCACCCGATTTACCTGTGCATTCTTCCACTGCGGGGCCTTTTACTTAAAACGACGCAACCGAAATTATTCCAA GCATTCAGCGAATTGGAACATCACAACGACTTGCGACGACAGTCGAAAATGTGGGACGTTTACCAAGTCAACGTCGTCGAATTTCTCCGGAATTCGTGCCATTTGGCGGATCAATTTAGTCAAGAGGAAATCCACTCGGCCTGTGGCGTCCTCGACGTCAACTCGTACGAAATTCGATTGTCAGACGGCCAAGGAGCGCTGGGCATTTTCCCATTAGCTTCGATGCTATCACATCATTGCATTTCAAACACTCACCATATTATCGACGACAA ATATCAGATGACGGTTCGAGCAACAGTTGCGATCGATAGAGGCCAGCAAATATTCGCCAGTTACACTTTACCGCTGGAAG GAACAAAAGAGCGAAGGGCCGTGTTGCGTCACAGCAAATTATTCGAATGCGATTGTTCCCGCTGCTCCGATCCGACGGAATGTTCAACTTATTTATCGGCCCTCTGCTGTCCAAAGTGCACGACGGGCGCCGTGCTGCCCGTCCGGCCGCTGGACGAGGCGGAAACCGAGTGGAAATGCACCCGGTGCCCTTACAACCTTACGGCTTCCGTCGTGAACCGAGTGGTCGACCGGCTCACACAAGAATTCCAAGCCATCGGACCCAATCAAGTGGAAAA ATACGAAGGATTCCTAAAACGGCACGCCTCACTTGTCCATCCCAATCACTTCCTGTTCACGAGCGCCCGGCAGTCGCTGAGCCAATTGTACGGACGGGATGAGCGGTTCTTACTCAACACTTTGACGATGGAACAGCTGGAACGAAAAGTTGCCATCTGCCGGCAGTTGCTGGATGTGGCGGATGTCGTCGAGCCCGGCTTGACACGAATCAGAG GTGTGACACTGTACGAGATGCACGCtccaatgttgttgttggccagACGGGCGTTCGAGGCCGGCCAAATCAGTTCGGCGGAATGCCAAGAGAAAATCGAAGCCGTGCGAGTGATCCTGTCGGAATCGGCCAAAATCCTTTCGCTGGAAGATCCCGCCTCGACGGAAGGGGCCATGGGGACGGCAGCTGTTCAATCCCTGGGGCAAATTCAGCGCTGGATGTATTCTTTGTAA